Proteins encoded within one genomic window of Humulus lupulus chromosome 1, drHumLupu1.1, whole genome shotgun sequence:
- the LOC133821692 gene encoding uncharacterized protein LOC133821692, whose amino-acid sequence MTWAEFVQDFSKKYYSLSVLETKVDEFLTLVQGNLLVTDYAQKFDQLAKFSPEVVPNDALQVQRFVRGLKPMIARDVRMTSAEVVNYAEVLDRALEAEYLEERIWKDNAARRENNRNKSFQEGNKRKANEGQNSGADKRPRFPATNSNNHNPQNHSNYNNRFNDRNRGNQKTTE is encoded by the coding sequence atgacttgggcggAGTTCGTCCAAGATTTTagtaagaagtattacagtctATCTGTGCTCGAAACTAAGGTTGACGAGTTTCTAACATTGGTACAGGGGAATCTGTTGGTCACTGattatgcacagaagttcgatcaATTGGCTAAATTTTCTCCTGAAGTGGTGCCAAATGATGCATTGCAAGTTCAGAGGTTTGTAAGGGGACTCAAACCGATGATCGCAAGGGACGTTAGGATGACCAGTGCTGAAGTGGTCAATTATGCAGAAGTACTAGATAGAGCTCTTGAAGCTGAATATTTGGAAGAAcggatatggaaggataatgccgcTAGAAGAGAGAACAACCGAAACAAGAGCTTCCAGGAGGGCAACAAGAGAAAGGCTAATGAAGGGCAGAATAGTGGCGCTGATAAGAGACCCAGATTTCCAGCCACAAATAGCAACAATCACAACCCTCAGAACCACAGCAACTACAATAATCGCTTCAATGACCGGAATCGTGGGAACCAGAAAACAACCGAGTAG